A region from the Cyprinus carpio isolate SPL01 chromosome A8, ASM1834038v1, whole genome shotgun sequence genome encodes:
- the LOC109059587 gene encoding transmembrane protein 51-like — MSYSDQTPPSPSRTSGSSSGAQYATAALGVGLIALGIVMIVWSVVPAASVGNSSRPGMDQGQSRETSSVAFVLVGGGVALLLLSVCLSVRNKQRAAREQEAGNTPANTQEEGATMEQLAQNHMVPTYEEVVMSGQYPITQSSERHNSITQLPAYDELEEDQHTVVDGFSPARRPSSQIDPSTGAGGRRNSRPGRKLIPLKIRRIKSDNLRRKSLSDIQQNNVFTIEPLTPPPQYDDKVPPLPTTTQQ; from the exons ATGTCCTACAGCGACCAGACTCCGCCCAGTCCCAGCAGGACCAGCGGCAGTAGCTCTGGGGCACAGTATGCTACTGCCGCGCTGGGCGTGGGCCTCATCGCTCTGGGGATAGTCATGATTGTGTGGAGCGTGGTGCCAGCAGCGTCCGTAGGGAACAGCTCTAGACCCGGCATGGATCAAGGTCAATCTCGAGAGACCTCATCTGTGGCGTTCGTCTTAGTAGGGGGAGGAGTGGCActtctgctgctgtctgtgtgtctgaGCGTACGGAACAAACAGCGGGCGGCCAGGGAACAGGAAGCCGGCAATACACCCGCAAACACACAGGAGGAGGGGGCTAC GATGGAGCAACTAGCTCAAAACCACATGGTCCCCACTTATGAGGAGGTGGTAATGAGTGGCCAGTATCCCATCACTCAGTCCTCTGAGCGGCACAACAGCATCACCCAGCTGCCAGCCTATGACGAACTAGAGGAAGATCAGCACACTGTGGTGGATGGATTCAGCCCAGCACGCAGACCTTCATCCCAAATCGACCCCAGCACTGGAGCGGGTGGCCGAAGAAACAGCCGTCCTGGGCGCAAGCTGATTCCCCTTAAAATTAGGCGCATAAAATCTGACAACCTTAGAAGGAAAAGCTTAAGTGATATCCAGCAGAATAACGTGTTCACCATCGAACCCCTCACACCGCCTCCACAGTATGACGATAAGGTCCCTCCACTTCCTACAACCACACAACAGTGA